TTATTATCCTACTGACATCCGTATCGACGGACAGCTACGAACAATGATTTCAGCGTAACATGGAAGCAAGCGCTATTCAGCTAAAATATAAGGGTAACCGCTTATGTTCGCTACATTTATGATTGACCAGCTTGATGCGCTGATGCTTGCGCGTATCCAGTTCGCATTTGTTATTTCATGGCACATTGTTTTTCCAGCTTTTTCAATCGGACTTGCCAGCTTCTTGACGGTTTTAGAGTTTCGCTGGTTAAAAACTGGTGAGCCTATCTATGCCGAAGTCTACAAACACTGGGTAAAAATATTTGCCGTGGTATTCGGCATGGGTGTCGTGTCAGGCGTGGTAATGTCCTATCAATTCGGCACCAACTGGGCAGTGTTTTCCGATAAAGCGGGTAACGTGCTGGGTCCCTTGCTTGCTTATGAAGTATTGACCGCCTTTTTTTTAGAAGCCTCATTCTTAGGGATTATGCTTTTTGGCTGGGGTCGTGTCAGTAAACGTATGCACCTTGCCTCAACGGCGATTGTCGCTATCGGTACGCTGATATCAGGGTTCTGGATTTTGGCTGCCAACAGCTTTATGCAGACGCCACAAGGCTTTATGGTTGGCGCAGATGGTCTACTGTATCCCACCAACTGGTTAGAAATCATTTTTAACCCCTCTTTTCCCTATCGCTATGCGCATATGATGACCGCGGCTTTCTTGACGACTGCTTTTGTTATCGGTGGCATCGGTGCGTATTATCTACAGTCCAAAAAACATGTCGAACATCGCAAACACGGTCGTGTCATGCTCGGTATGGCGATGGTGATGGCGATTTTTGTTGCCCCAGCACAAGTACTTATTGGCGATATGCATGGGCTTAATACATTAGAGCATCAACCTGTCAAAGTCGCAGCGATGGAAGGGCTTTGGGAAAATGAGCGCGGTGCGCCGCTGGTATTATTCGGCATTCCAGATCAAAAAGCAGAAAAAAATCACTATGAAGTTAAAATACCTTATGTGTCCGGTTTAATTTTAACTCACTCATTTGATAAAGAAGTGAAGGGTCTTAAAAACTGGGCACCAGAAGATCGTCCATTCGTTCCCATTGTCTTTTGGGCGTTTCGTATCATGGTTTCTATTGGTATGCTGATGGTATTGGTGGGACTATTTAGTCTATATAAATACTTTAAAAAACAGCAGTTTAATTCTGACAGTATCTGGTTCCACCGCTTATGGATGATGATGACCCCGATGGGTTTTATCGCCCTA
The window above is part of the Psychrobacter cryohalolentis K5 genome. Proteins encoded here:
- a CDS encoding cytochrome ubiquinol oxidase subunit I, yielding MFATFMIDQLDALMLARIQFAFVISWHIVFPAFSIGLASFLTVLEFRWLKTGEPIYAEVYKHWVKIFAVVFGMGVVSGVVMSYQFGTNWAVFSDKAGNVLGPLLAYEVLTAFFLEASFLGIMLFGWGRVSKRMHLASTAIVAIGTLISGFWILAANSFMQTPQGFMVGADGLLYPTNWLEIIFNPSFPYRYAHMMTAAFLTTAFVIGGIGAYYLQSKKHVEHRKHGRVMLGMAMVMAIFVAPAQVLIGDMHGLNTLEHQPVKVAAMEGLWENERGAPLVLFGIPDQKAEKNHYEVKIPYVSGLILTHSFDKEVKGLKNWAPEDRPFVPIVFWAFRIMVSIGMLMVLVGLFSLYKYFKKQQFNSDSIWFHRLWMMMTPMGFIALLAGWFVTETGRQPWTVYGVIRTAESMSPVAAQQVATTLIGFIVLYVFVFGAGSFYILRLIAKGPQPYEDPADDNFYEHSITEGQGRTLSGDSNASEKVEDLDQPADDVEDGGLR